Proteins from one Desulfonema limicola genomic window:
- a CDS encoding thiamine ABC transporter substrate-binding protein, with product MKKFFMIFYTIFIVLTSLCFAEEPVEIIIMTHDSFSISRQTAEVFEKANNAKLRFLKTGDAGAALNQAILSKNNPMADVFFGVDNTFLSRALKSDIFEPYNSGLLETIPDELKLDPQNRLLPVDFGDVCLNYDKKWFAQKGIKPPAELNDLIKPEYKSLTVVENPATSSPGLAFLLTTIGHFGEKAYLDFWKSMRANDVLVTDGWKQAYWGHFTAASKGNRPIVVSYASSPAAEVHYAEKKPEQAPTAAVTENKSAFRQIEFAGILKGTKNMALAQKLIDFMLDKTFQEDIPLQMFVFPANASASLPDVFVKHAVTAKSPSIISPQDIQNKREIWIQAWTQAVLR from the coding sequence ATGAAAAAATTTTTTATGATTTTTTATACTATTTTTATTGTACTTACAAGCTTATGTTTTGCAGAGGAACCTGTTGAAATTATTATTATGACCCATGACAGTTTCAGTATCAGCAGACAGACAGCAGAGGTTTTTGAAAAAGCAAATAATGCAAAACTCCGGTTTTTAAAAACAGGAGATGCAGGTGCAGCTTTAAACCAGGCAATTCTTTCCAAAAACAATCCTATGGCTGATGTTTTTTTTGGTGTGGATAACACATTTTTAAGCCGCGCTCTAAAATCTGATATTTTTGAGCCTTATAATTCAGGTCTTCTTGAAACAATTCCTGATGAACTTAAACTTGATCCCCAAAACCGCCTTTTGCCTGTAGATTTTGGAGACGTATGTTTAAACTATGATAAAAAATGGTTTGCACAAAAAGGAATCAAACCGCCGGCAGAACTTAACGACCTGATAAAACCTGAATATAAAAGCCTGACAGTAGTAGAAAATCCAGCCACATCCTCCCCCGGGCTTGCATTTCTTTTAACAACCATAGGTCATTTTGGAGAAAAGGCATACCTTGATTTCTGGAAATCCATGCGTGCCAATGATGTCCTGGTAACAGACGGCTGGAAACAGGCATACTGGGGACATTTTACTGCTGCATCAAAGGGAAACAGGCCCATTGTAGTCAGTTATGCAAGCAGCCCTGCTGCCGAGGTTCATTATGCTGAAAAAAAACCAGAACAGGCTCCCACTGCTGCTGTAACAGAAAACAAATCCGCATTCCGGCAGATTGAATTTGCAGGTATTTTAAAAGGAACAAAAAATATGGCACTGGCACAAAAACTTATTGATTTTATGCTGGATAAAACCTTTCAAGAGGATATCCCCCTGCAAATGTTTGTTTTTCCTGCCAATGCATCGGCTTCCCTGCCTGATGTGTTTGTAAAACATGCTGTTACTGCAAAATCACCTTCAATCATATCTCCTCAGGACATTCAAAATAAACGGGAAATATGGATTCAGGCGTGGACACAGGCTGTTTTAAGGTAA
- a CDS encoding ShlB/FhaC/HecB family hemolysin secretion/activation protein yields MKKTYALFIFIWIIMTAGHLSAEDNTKLSSMDKIFIQKIRLNGNTVFSNKELSPLIKDYENKEVSAEELQELREALTQYYIVNGYVNSGAVIPDQEIKDGVVVLDIIEGRLTNFTVSGNSWLKKRYISSRVEDSIDIKKPLNVKQLQEHLQLLKQDPLIDNINADLIPGFKLGESILNINVKEVRPYNMGMAFNNYKAPGIGAYQGELFLSHINLTGWGDALTMRYAITRGMDDYSADYTIPLHRKNTRFSIGIDRAKSVVVTQPFDFLDIESSAKTYSIKIWHPFYKNLSREFAMGLCFEKRESETSLLGQGFAFSKGVEPDGKSQISVLRFSQEWTDRSFTQVIAARSTFNIGLDIGGATINERGPDGEFFFWFGQFQWLRKLPFMDSQLVMKTDLRLSNDPLLPMEKFEIGGYASVRGYREQQLTSDNGITGSAELRLALTELKIPYLSEKAGEGLIQLCPFFDFGHAWNTDAPDPEENTIYSSGLGLKWFINKRINADVYWGQALKNISRSSDYDLQDDGFHFQISATLF; encoded by the coding sequence TTGAAAAAAACATATGCTTTATTTATATTTATCTGGATTATAATGACTGCAGGCCATTTATCGGCAGAAGACAATACAAAATTATCTTCAATGGATAAAATTTTTATACAAAAAATCAGGCTTAACGGCAATACAGTATTTTCAAATAAAGAATTGTCTCCTTTGATAAAAGATTATGAAAATAAAGAGGTGAGTGCAGAAGAACTCCAGGAACTCAGGGAGGCACTTACTCAATATTACATTGTAAACGGGTATGTTAATTCCGGAGCAGTTATTCCTGACCAGGAAATAAAAGACGGAGTTGTTGTTCTGGATATTATTGAAGGCAGACTGACAAATTTCACTGTCTCAGGTAATTCATGGCTTAAAAAAAGATATATCTCCAGCCGTGTAGAAGACTCAATAGACATTAAAAAACCATTAAATGTAAAACAGCTTCAAGAACACCTTCAACTCCTTAAACAGGATCCTCTTATTGACAATATTAACGCAGATCTCATTCCAGGTTTTAAGTTGGGAGAATCTATTTTAAATATTAATGTAAAAGAAGTCAGGCCCTATAACATGGGCATGGCATTTAACAATTACAAAGCCCCGGGAATAGGAGCTTATCAAGGAGAGCTTTTCCTGTCCCACATAAATCTGACAGGCTGGGGGGATGCACTGACCATGCGGTATGCAATTACGCGGGGCATGGATGACTATTCAGCAGATTATACTATTCCTTTACACCGCAAAAACACCAGATTCAGCATTGGTATTGACAGGGCTAAATCTGTTGTAGTAACACAACCTTTTGATTTTCTTGATATTGAAAGCAGTGCAAAAACCTATTCCATTAAAATCTGGCATCCTTTTTACAAAAATTTATCCCGTGAATTTGCAATGGGACTTTGTTTTGAAAAAAGAGAGAGCGAAACATCTCTTTTAGGCCAGGGATTTGCATTTTCTAAAGGAGTTGAACCTGACGGCAAAAGTCAAATTTCCGTATTGCGTTTTTCCCAGGAATGGACCGACCGCAGCTTTACACAGGTTATTGCAGCAAGATCAACCTTTAATATAGGACTAGACATTGGAGGTGCCACAATCAATGAAAGAGGGCCTGATGGAGAATTTTTTTTCTGGTTTGGACAATTTCAATGGCTGAGGAAACTGCCGTTTATGGATTCCCAGCTTGTAATGAAAACAGATTTGCGCCTTTCTAATGATCCCCTGCTTCCTATGGAAAAATTTGAAATAGGAGGATATGCTTCTGTACGGGGCTATCGTGAACAGCAGCTGACTTCAGATAACGGCATTACAGGCTCTGCTGAATTGAGATTAGCTTTGACAGAACTTAAGATACCTTATTTAAGCGAAAAAGCTGGAGAGGGCCTGATCCAGCTATGTCCTTTTTTTGATTTCGGTCATGCCTGGAATACGGATGCCCCTGATCCTGAAGAAAATACAATTTATAGTTCAGGACTGGGACTAAAATGGTTTATAAACAAGAGGATTAATGCAGATGTTTACTGGGGACAGGCATTGAAAAATATTTCAAGATCAAGTGATTATGACCTTCAGGATGATGGCTTTCATTTTCAGATCAGTGCAACCTTATTTTAA